Proteins encoded in a region of the Neodiprion lecontei isolate iyNeoLeco1 chromosome 5, iyNeoLeco1.1, whole genome shotgun sequence genome:
- the LOC107220032 gene encoding carbohydrate sulfotransferase 5-like isoform X1: MMSKKRNFFGLLVTGCLLSVLLFFNGEYGSPSKHEVQPSAAFHESKENNTTADKKEHDSASKDIEKILNMQRELIIEDMKNYEYPNGKYNISARKVILRCSKLEDLVMEKKGTPIRSIIVTTWRSGSTFFGDILNANPANYYHYEPLLPLDIVRVRGPPLSSKALKWVKDLLNCEYEDLGEYIDYGKPHPWVFNHNTNLWKQCERHKGVCYDHKFLSSMCKLFPFQSMKLVRMRLRIAQELLADEKLAVRIVLLVRDPRGILQSRKHRAFCPPSPDCSDPALTCADLVSDYKVAVELLKKYPTRFMVIRYEELSLDPYKQAEELYKFYGLFFHPETKKFLDTHTKTNKEVWSTFRDSKTAPFHWRTELTFEEVEEIQESCTTAMKYWGYVPRFSKISTPSNFYKMGFTGITSGNIFQMVMNAFYLQQLVVLRNEVLNSFVNSYLIAIGYMIWYLYKFGRFFNFHIYIFHFTFIAVTGILLSRAFPSR; this comes from the exons ATGATgtcaaagaaaagaaactttttCGGCTTGTTGGTAACAGGATGTTTACTCTCGGTGCTTTTGTTCTTCAATGGGGAATACGGCAGCCCCTCAAAGCACGAAGTGCAGCCGTCGGCAGCTTTTCACGAGTCGAAGGAAAAT AATACAACAGCTGATAAGAAAGAACATGATTCTGCATCAAAGGATATCGAAAAAATCCTTAATATGCAGAGAGAATTAATCATCGAAGACATGAAGAACTATGAATATCCCAATGGAAAATACAATATCAGTGCCAG aAAAGTAATATTACGTTGCAGCAAACTTGAGGATTTGGTGATGGAAAAGAAAGGAACACCGATCAGAAGTATAATTGTAACAACGTGGCGAAGCGGAAGCACATTTTTCGGCGATATTCTTAACGCAAATCCGgcaaattattatcactatgAACCGCTGCTGCCTTTGGACATCGTTCGAGTCCGAGGTCCTCCCTTGTCTTCGAAGGCTTTGAAGTGGGTCAAGGATTTGCTCAACTGCGAATACGAAGATCTAG GTGAATATATCGACTACGGAAAACCACATCCGTGGGTTTTTAATCACAATACGAATTTGTGGAAGCAGTGTGAACGTCACAAAGGGGTCTGCTATGACCACAAATTTCTCAGCTCGATGTGCAAGCTCTTTCCATTCCAATCGATGAAACTTGTACGAATGAGGTTACGAATCGCACAGGAGCTTCTCGCGGATGAAAA ATTAGCCGTACGCATAGTGCTGTTGGTGAGAGATCCTCGAGGGATTCTTCAGTCGAGAAAACATCGTGCCTTTTGTCCACCAAGTCCTGATTGTTCCGATCCAGCTTTGACGTGCGCGGATCTTGTCTCAGATTACAAAGTTGCTGTTGAACTGCTGAAGAAATACCCAACTCGATTCAT GGTGATACGATACGAAGAACTTTCCCTGGATCCGTACAAACAGGCCGAAGAACTTTACAAGTTTTACGGACTCTTTTTTCATccggaaacgaaaaaatttctcgataCTCATACAAAAACCAATAAGGAAGTATGGAGTACATTTCGAGATTCAAAAACTGCTCCGTTTCATTGGAGAACGGAGTTAACATttgaagaagtagaagaaataCAAGAATCCTGCACCACTGCAATGAAATACTGGGGTTACGTTCCG agattttcaaaaatttcaacgccGTCCAATTTCTATAAGATGGGATTCACAGGGATCACGAGtggaaatatatttcaaatggTGATGAACGCATTTTACTTACAACAACTTGTAGTACTGCGTAACGAAGTGTTGAACAGTTTTGTAAACTCTTATCTTATTGCAATTGGTTACATGATATGgtatttatataaattcgGAAGGTTCTTCAACTTCCACatctacatttttcattttacttttattgCCGTCACAGGTATCTTACTCTCGAGGGCTTTTCCAAGTAGATAA
- the LOC107220032 gene encoding carbohydrate sulfotransferase 5-like isoform X2 gives MMSKKRNFFGLLVTGCLLSVLLFFNGEYGSPSKHEVQPSAAFHESKENNTTADKKEHDSASKDIEKILNMQRELIIEDMKNYEYPNGKYNISASKLEDLVMEKKGTPIRSIIVTTWRSGSTFFGDILNANPANYYHYEPLLPLDIVRVRGPPLSSKALKWVKDLLNCEYEDLGEYIDYGKPHPWVFNHNTNLWKQCERHKGVCYDHKFLSSMCKLFPFQSMKLVRMRLRIAQELLADEKLAVRIVLLVRDPRGILQSRKHRAFCPPSPDCSDPALTCADLVSDYKVAVELLKKYPTRFMVIRYEELSLDPYKQAEELYKFYGLFFHPETKKFLDTHTKTNKEVWSTFRDSKTAPFHWRTELTFEEVEEIQESCTTAMKYWGYVPRFSKISTPSNFYKMGFTGITSGNIFQMVMNAFYLQQLVVLRNEVLNSFVNSYLIAIGYMIWYLYKFGRFFNFHIYIFHFTFIAVTGILLSRAFPSR, from the exons ATGATgtcaaagaaaagaaactttttCGGCTTGTTGGTAACAGGATGTTTACTCTCGGTGCTTTTGTTCTTCAATGGGGAATACGGCAGCCCCTCAAAGCACGAAGTGCAGCCGTCGGCAGCTTTTCACGAGTCGAAGGAAAAT AATACAACAGCTGATAAGAAAGAACATGATTCTGCATCAAAGGATATCGAAAAAATCCTTAATATGCAGAGAGAATTAATCATCGAAGACATGAAGAACTATGAATATCCCAATGGAAAATACAATATCAGTGCCAG CAAACTTGAGGATTTGGTGATGGAAAAGAAAGGAACACCGATCAGAAGTATAATTGTAACAACGTGGCGAAGCGGAAGCACATTTTTCGGCGATATTCTTAACGCAAATCCGgcaaattattatcactatgAACCGCTGCTGCCTTTGGACATCGTTCGAGTCCGAGGTCCTCCCTTGTCTTCGAAGGCTTTGAAGTGGGTCAAGGATTTGCTCAACTGCGAATACGAAGATCTAG GTGAATATATCGACTACGGAAAACCACATCCGTGGGTTTTTAATCACAATACGAATTTGTGGAAGCAGTGTGAACGTCACAAAGGGGTCTGCTATGACCACAAATTTCTCAGCTCGATGTGCAAGCTCTTTCCATTCCAATCGATGAAACTTGTACGAATGAGGTTACGAATCGCACAGGAGCTTCTCGCGGATGAAAA ATTAGCCGTACGCATAGTGCTGTTGGTGAGAGATCCTCGAGGGATTCTTCAGTCGAGAAAACATCGTGCCTTTTGTCCACCAAGTCCTGATTGTTCCGATCCAGCTTTGACGTGCGCGGATCTTGTCTCAGATTACAAAGTTGCTGTTGAACTGCTGAAGAAATACCCAACTCGATTCAT GGTGATACGATACGAAGAACTTTCCCTGGATCCGTACAAACAGGCCGAAGAACTTTACAAGTTTTACGGACTCTTTTTTCATccggaaacgaaaaaatttctcgataCTCATACAAAAACCAATAAGGAAGTATGGAGTACATTTCGAGATTCAAAAACTGCTCCGTTTCATTGGAGAACGGAGTTAACATttgaagaagtagaagaaataCAAGAATCCTGCACCACTGCAATGAAATACTGGGGTTACGTTCCG agattttcaaaaatttcaacgccGTCCAATTTCTATAAGATGGGATTCACAGGGATCACGAGtggaaatatatttcaaatggTGATGAACGCATTTTACTTACAACAACTTGTAGTACTGCGTAACGAAGTGTTGAACAGTTTTGTAAACTCTTATCTTATTGCAATTGGTTACATGATATGgtatttatataaattcgGAAGGTTCTTCAACTTCCACatctacatttttcattttacttttattgCCGTCACAGGTATCTTACTCTCGAGGGCTTTTCCAAGTAGATAA
- the LOC107220032 gene encoding carbohydrate sulfotransferase 5-like isoform X3, with translation MMSKKRNFFGLLVTGCLLSVLLFFNGEYGSPSKHEVQPSAAFHESKENNTTADKKEHDSASKDIEKILNMQRELIIEDMKNYEYPNGKYNISARKVILRCSKLEDLVMEKKGTPIRSIIVTTWRSGSTFFGDILNANPANYYHYEPLLPLDIVRVRGPPLSSKALKWVKDLLNCEYEDLGEYIDYGKPHPWVFNHNTNLWKQCERHKGVCYDHKFLSSMCKLFPFQSMKLVRMRLRIAQELLADEKLAVRIVLLVRDPRGILQSRKHRAFCPPSPDCSDPALTCADLVSDYKVAVELLKKYPTRFMVIRYEELSLDPYKQAEELYKFYGLFFHPETKKFLDTHTKTNKEVWSTFRDSKTAPFHWRTELTFEEVEEIQESCTTAMKYWGYVPVMNASHQKEFNPVTNYVLKL, from the exons ATGATgtcaaagaaaagaaactttttCGGCTTGTTGGTAACAGGATGTTTACTCTCGGTGCTTTTGTTCTTCAATGGGGAATACGGCAGCCCCTCAAAGCACGAAGTGCAGCCGTCGGCAGCTTTTCACGAGTCGAAGGAAAAT AATACAACAGCTGATAAGAAAGAACATGATTCTGCATCAAAGGATATCGAAAAAATCCTTAATATGCAGAGAGAATTAATCATCGAAGACATGAAGAACTATGAATATCCCAATGGAAAATACAATATCAGTGCCAG aAAAGTAATATTACGTTGCAGCAAACTTGAGGATTTGGTGATGGAAAAGAAAGGAACACCGATCAGAAGTATAATTGTAACAACGTGGCGAAGCGGAAGCACATTTTTCGGCGATATTCTTAACGCAAATCCGgcaaattattatcactatgAACCGCTGCTGCCTTTGGACATCGTTCGAGTCCGAGGTCCTCCCTTGTCTTCGAAGGCTTTGAAGTGGGTCAAGGATTTGCTCAACTGCGAATACGAAGATCTAG GTGAATATATCGACTACGGAAAACCACATCCGTGGGTTTTTAATCACAATACGAATTTGTGGAAGCAGTGTGAACGTCACAAAGGGGTCTGCTATGACCACAAATTTCTCAGCTCGATGTGCAAGCTCTTTCCATTCCAATCGATGAAACTTGTACGAATGAGGTTACGAATCGCACAGGAGCTTCTCGCGGATGAAAA ATTAGCCGTACGCATAGTGCTGTTGGTGAGAGATCCTCGAGGGATTCTTCAGTCGAGAAAACATCGTGCCTTTTGTCCACCAAGTCCTGATTGTTCCGATCCAGCTTTGACGTGCGCGGATCTTGTCTCAGATTACAAAGTTGCTGTTGAACTGCTGAAGAAATACCCAACTCGATTCAT GGTGATACGATACGAAGAACTTTCCCTGGATCCGTACAAACAGGCCGAAGAACTTTACAAGTTTTACGGACTCTTTTTTCATccggaaacgaaaaaatttctcgataCTCATACAAAAACCAATAAGGAAGTATGGAGTACATTTCGAGATTCAAAAACTGCTCCGTTTCATTGGAGAACGGAGTTAACATttgaagaagtagaagaaataCAAGAATCCTGCACCACTGCAATGAAATACTGGGGTTACGTTCCGGTAATGAACGCTTCTCATCAAAAGGAATTCAACCCTGTTACAAACTACGTAttaaaattgtaa
- the LOC107220032 gene encoding carbohydrate sulfotransferase 5-like isoform X4 produces the protein MMSKKRNFFGLLVTGCLLSVLLFFNGEYGSPSKHEVQPSAAFHESKENNTTADKKEHDSASKDIEKILNMQRELIIEDMKNYEYPNGKYNISASKLEDLVMEKKGTPIRSIIVTTWRSGSTFFGDILNANPANYYHYEPLLPLDIVRVRGPPLSSKALKWVKDLLNCEYEDLGEYIDYGKPHPWVFNHNTNLWKQCERHKGVCYDHKFLSSMCKLFPFQSMKLVRMRLRIAQELLADEKLAVRIVLLVRDPRGILQSRKHRAFCPPSPDCSDPALTCADLVSDYKVAVELLKKYPTRFMVIRYEELSLDPYKQAEELYKFYGLFFHPETKKFLDTHTKTNKEVWSTFRDSKTAPFHWRTELTFEEVEEIQESCTTAMKYWGYVPVMNASHQKEFNPVTNYVLKL, from the exons ATGATgtcaaagaaaagaaactttttCGGCTTGTTGGTAACAGGATGTTTACTCTCGGTGCTTTTGTTCTTCAATGGGGAATACGGCAGCCCCTCAAAGCACGAAGTGCAGCCGTCGGCAGCTTTTCACGAGTCGAAGGAAAAT AATACAACAGCTGATAAGAAAGAACATGATTCTGCATCAAAGGATATCGAAAAAATCCTTAATATGCAGAGAGAATTAATCATCGAAGACATGAAGAACTATGAATATCCCAATGGAAAATACAATATCAGTGCCAG CAAACTTGAGGATTTGGTGATGGAAAAGAAAGGAACACCGATCAGAAGTATAATTGTAACAACGTGGCGAAGCGGAAGCACATTTTTCGGCGATATTCTTAACGCAAATCCGgcaaattattatcactatgAACCGCTGCTGCCTTTGGACATCGTTCGAGTCCGAGGTCCTCCCTTGTCTTCGAAGGCTTTGAAGTGGGTCAAGGATTTGCTCAACTGCGAATACGAAGATCTAG GTGAATATATCGACTACGGAAAACCACATCCGTGGGTTTTTAATCACAATACGAATTTGTGGAAGCAGTGTGAACGTCACAAAGGGGTCTGCTATGACCACAAATTTCTCAGCTCGATGTGCAAGCTCTTTCCATTCCAATCGATGAAACTTGTACGAATGAGGTTACGAATCGCACAGGAGCTTCTCGCGGATGAAAA ATTAGCCGTACGCATAGTGCTGTTGGTGAGAGATCCTCGAGGGATTCTTCAGTCGAGAAAACATCGTGCCTTTTGTCCACCAAGTCCTGATTGTTCCGATCCAGCTTTGACGTGCGCGGATCTTGTCTCAGATTACAAAGTTGCTGTTGAACTGCTGAAGAAATACCCAACTCGATTCAT GGTGATACGATACGAAGAACTTTCCCTGGATCCGTACAAACAGGCCGAAGAACTTTACAAGTTTTACGGACTCTTTTTTCATccggaaacgaaaaaatttctcgataCTCATACAAAAACCAATAAGGAAGTATGGAGTACATTTCGAGATTCAAAAACTGCTCCGTTTCATTGGAGAACGGAGTTAACATttgaagaagtagaagaaataCAAGAATCCTGCACCACTGCAATGAAATACTGGGGTTACGTTCCGGTAATGAACGCTTCTCATCAAAAGGAATTCAACCCTGTTACAAACTACGTAttaaaattgtaa